Proteins encoded in a region of the Paenibacillus wynnii genome:
- a CDS encoding IS1182 family transposase, whose amino-acid sequence MLNEKDQGDSGKYQMEMVCLDQLVPSDHLLRLVEKHVDFSFITEKVRPYYSATQGRPSIPPIRLFKMMLIGYLFNIRSERILEQDINVNLAYRWFLGLGLSEPVPDHSTISYNRNGRFQGTDVFQEIFDEVVRLAISHRMIAGRLLITDSTHIEANANKNRYTQQMTSESPHAYLQELETAVHESRRAHGKKPLAPPRGKREEEPKKLKVSLTDPESGYMNRKNKPEGFFYLDHRTVDHKYNMITDVYVTPGNVNDSTVYMERLTRQLETFGFRDTLEAIALDSGYMVPHICKQTTPWMTVIAERKPPSKPGFLTKEDFTYDAKKDVYVCPLGQPLTYRTTNRQGYNEYISSKGHCAACPKVTQCTENSKHQRTIQRHVWEDFKEKVHQNRKSPEGEKIYKYRAQTIERSFADAKNLHGYRRCRMRGKAKMQEQALMTAIAQNLKKMARHLAKMEAYAFHLCMKKSNLHYFNRHLGFRMIFAA is encoded by the coding sequence ATGTTAAACGAAAAAGATCAAGGGGATAGCGGAAAATATCAAATGGAGATGGTTTGTTTAGACCAGTTGGTTCCCTCCGATCACCTCCTTCGTTTGGTCGAAAAACATGTGGATTTTTCGTTCATTACCGAAAAGGTACGCCCTTATTATAGTGCAACCCAAGGAAGACCTTCGATTCCACCCATCCGTTTATTCAAAATGATGCTGATTGGCTACCTGTTTAACATTCGTTCCGAACGCATCCTTGAGCAGGACATTAACGTTAACCTTGCCTACCGGTGGTTTTTAGGCCTGGGCCTTAGTGAACCAGTTCCGGACCATTCCACGATTAGTTATAACCGGAATGGACGATTTCAGGGAACCGATGTCTTCCAGGAAATCTTCGACGAAGTGGTGCGGCTTGCCATTTCCCACCGCATGATTGCGGGGCGGCTCTTAATTACAGATTCGACGCACATCGAGGCGAATGCCAATAAAAATCGTTATACGCAGCAAATGACGAGTGAGTCCCCGCACGCCTATCTGCAAGAGTTGGAGACCGCAGTCCATGAAAGCCGCCGTGCTCACGGGAAAAAGCCATTAGCTCCTCCACGCGGGAAACGGGAGGAGGAGCCCAAAAAACTGAAAGTGAGCCTGACTGATCCAGAGAGCGGCTACATGAATCGTAAGAACAAACCGGAAGGATTCTTTTACTTAGACCACCGGACGGTTGACCACAAATACAATATGATTACCGATGTGTATGTGACGCCAGGCAATGTCAATGATTCAACCGTGTATATGGAGCGCTTAACCCGGCAACTGGAGACCTTTGGTTTTCGAGACACCCTCGAAGCCATAGCCTTGGATTCCGGATACATGGTGCCCCATATTTGCAAACAAACGACGCCATGGATGACTGTAATTGCCGAGCGGAAACCACCCAGCAAACCCGGCTTTCTCACGAAAGAAGACTTTACCTATGATGCGAAAAAGGATGTATACGTATGTCCATTAGGACAACCACTCACGTACCGAACGACGAACCGACAAGGCTACAACGAGTATATATCATCCAAGGGGCACTGCGCGGCTTGCCCGAAAGTCACTCAATGTACTGAAAACTCCAAGCACCAGCGTACGATTCAGCGGCATGTATGGGAAGACTTCAAAGAGAAAGTACACCAAAACCGGAAAAGTCCCGAAGGCGAGAAAATCTACAAATACCGCGCTCAAACCATTGAGCGTAGCTTTGCTGATGCCAAAAATCTCCACGGGTACCGTCGATGCCGAATGCGGGGCAAAGCCAAGATGCAGGAACAGGCATTGATGACGGCCATTGCACAGAATCTGAAGAAAATGGCCCGTCACTTAGCAAAGATGGAGGCCTATGCTTTTCATTTGTGTATGAAAAAGAGTAACCTTCACTACTTTAACCGTCATTTGGGTTTCCGCATGATATTTGCAGCTTGA
- a CDS encoding NAD(P)H-dependent oxidoreductase, whose product MIAVYPSYHGEGGIQLKNNIAVIIGHPNRKSYCNALAVAYAKGAVGTGADVRVIDLGDISFEPNLKHGYQQRTELEKDLITAQETIRWADHLVFVYPNWWGTMPAILKGFIDRVFLPGYSFNTKPNSYSIEKLLKGKTARLIVTMDSPPWYYRLVLKRAGHLIMKRAILQFCGVKPVWITEIGMVKTSPKDVREKWLKKIEALGVKRA is encoded by the coding sequence ATGATTGCAGTATATCCATCTTATCACGGTGAAGGAGGAATACAATTGAAGAACAATATAGCGGTTATTATAGGACATCCCAATCGCAAAAGTTATTGCAACGCCTTAGCCGTAGCCTACGCCAAAGGTGCTGTGGGCACGGGCGCGGACGTTCGTGTAATCGATCTTGGCGACATCAGCTTTGAACCTAATCTTAAACATGGGTATCAGCAACGAACCGAACTGGAAAAAGATTTAATAACAGCACAAGAGACTATTCGCTGGGCGGATCATCTTGTATTCGTCTATCCGAATTGGTGGGGAACCATGCCTGCCATATTAAAGGGCTTCATTGACCGGGTATTTCTTCCCGGGTATTCATTTAATACGAAACCTAATTCCTACTCGATCGAAAAACTATTGAAGGGCAAAACCGCACGCCTTATTGTGACGATGGATTCTCCACCATGGTACTACCGATTGGTGCTTAAACGGGCTGGACATCTCATTATGAAGCGAGCAATCCTACAATTTTGCGGAGTAAAGCCCGTGTGGATTACTGAGATAGGGATGGTGAAAACCTCACCTAAAGACGTTCGAGAGAAGTGGCTGAAGAAAATCGAAGCGTTGGGGGTTAAAAGAGCATAA
- a CDS encoding AraC family transcriptional regulator, whose amino-acid sequence MNSHGVSVSFLFPVMKTLVHRGYDWNAFCEYAAIDTSLLLNTEARIPAEDFERIVKAAALYTEDEWFGLHQGQGMSISDLGVLGYVMLHSKTLGQALAAYQQYNFIICSGFNADLEVEGEDILISMVLHNSSKAPSRHCIEDMTVSFYRMMLGLSCRAIPVKDVHFMHSPPSRTDEYIAAFGWVPQFNQKSNTLRLGKEILDYPVLSADPRLLGIFEAIAEEVRTKLTQGTVLTEELNRWIIECMPTHFPTLQEAARYMRMSVRTLQAKLKKENTAYNRMANEVRKELALRYLDKPEYTIAEIAYLLHFSEPSALQSAFRKWMGVTPGEYRQRAAVASR is encoded by the coding sequence TTGAATAGTCATGGCGTGTCTGTGTCTTTTCTATTTCCTGTCATGAAAACGCTGGTGCACAGAGGTTATGATTGGAATGCTTTCTGCGAATATGCTGCCATAGACACCAGCTTACTGCTAAACACAGAGGCGCGTATTCCAGCCGAGGATTTTGAACGTATAGTTAAGGCAGCCGCTTTATATACAGAGGATGAGTGGTTTGGTTTGCATCAGGGACAGGGTATGAGTATTTCTGATTTAGGAGTTCTCGGTTATGTCATGCTGCATTCGAAGACATTGGGTCAGGCATTGGCGGCCTATCAACAATACAATTTTATTATTTGCAGCGGATTTAATGCAGATCTAGAGGTGGAGGGGGAGGATATCCTTATCTCTATGGTCCTCCATAATTCATCTAAAGCCCCCAGCCGTCACTGTATAGAGGATATGACCGTTTCTTTCTATCGAATGATGCTCGGCTTAAGCTGTAGAGCCATTCCTGTGAAGGACGTTCATTTCATGCATAGTCCACCTTCCCGTACAGATGAATATATAGCTGCGTTTGGATGGGTACCGCAGTTTAATCAGAAGTCCAATACTCTGCGCCTTGGCAAAGAAATTCTGGATTATCCTGTGTTAAGTGCGGACCCGCGCCTGCTGGGAATCTTTGAAGCTATCGCCGAGGAGGTTCGCACTAAGCTTACTCAGGGCACCGTACTTACGGAGGAATTGAACCGATGGATTATTGAGTGTATGCCGACTCACTTTCCTACTCTGCAGGAGGCAGCCAGGTATATGCGAATGAGTGTAAGGACACTGCAAGCCAAGCTTAAGAAGGAGAATACCGCCTATAACCGTATGGCCAATGAGGTTCGCAAAGAACTTGCGCTCCGTTATCTGGATAAGCCGGAATACACGATCGCTGAAATAGCGTATCTGCTCCATTTTTCTGAGCCAAGTGCCTTGCAGTCCGCTTTTAGAAAGTGGATGGGGGTTACGCCGGGAGAATATAGACAACGTGCAGCAGTCGCGTCTAGATAG
- a CDS encoding DUF523 domain-containing protein — protein sequence MLLVSSCLAGLEVRYNGTHSLNHRIHELVREGKAMMVCPELLGGLSTPREPAEIVGGDGEDVLNGTARVRIESGRDVTDAFIKGAYETLRIAKEVGASIVVLKQNSPSCGSTHIYNGEFSNTKIPGYGVTAALLIRNGIKVISENNLSEVLETL from the coding sequence ATGTTATTGGTAAGCTCCTGCCTGGCAGGACTTGAGGTTCGATACAACGGCACGCATAGTTTAAACCATAGAATTCATGAGTTGGTTCGGGAAGGCAAAGCCATGATGGTATGTCCCGAGTTGTTAGGAGGGTTATCCACGCCGAGGGAGCCTGCTGAAATTGTGGGTGGTGATGGAGAAGATGTGCTGAATGGAACCGCCAGAGTTAGAATAGAGTCGGGCAGGGACGTGACAGATGCCTTTATAAAGGGAGCCTACGAGACCCTTAGGATAGCCAAGGAAGTGGGCGCCTCAATAGTTGTTCTGAAGCAAAACAGTCCCTCCTGCGGAAGCACCCACATCTATAATGGTGAATTCTCGAACACAAAAATACCCGGATATGGCGTTACCGCAGCTTTGTTAATCAGAAACGGTATTAAGGTTATATCTGAGAACAACCTGTCGGAAGTGCTTGAAACCCTTTGA